GTGAACTACGATCTGCCGATGGTTGCCGAAGACTACGTGCATCGCATCGGTCGTACCGGCCGCGCTGGCGCCGAGGGTTTGGCGATTTCGCTGGTCTCGCATGCCGAAGGTGGCTTGTTGCGTGACATCCAGCGCGTGCTCAAGCGCGATATCGAAGTGGTGAACGTGGAAGGCTTCACCCCGATGCAGCCGCTGCGTCTCGATGTTGCGCGCCCGAATCCGCGTGCTGGCAACAACGGCAAGCCGGGTGCGTCGCATGCACGTCGCCCGCACGCAGCAGCACCGCGGGGTGGTCACGCCGTCGGCGCGAAGAAGCCGAGCGGCGGTCGCAGCTCCAACTTCCGCACGCGTAATTCTGCTTGAGCCCTTTGTTTGCAAGCTCGCTGCTGGCAGTGACGTCTACTTTCTGAGAATTTAGCCGGCGCCAGTTGTTCAAGCAGTTTAAAACAATGCGTGAAAACAAAAAAGGTGAGTCGAAAGACTCGCCTTTTTTTATGCGCGTCACATCCATCGGCGGCCGATTCTACAGCGCACAGCCACAAGTAATGGGTCAAAAGGCTTATATCTTGTCATTCCAATGACTGATGAAATATTACCCGGCGCAATGCGAATATCGCCGCAGGTTAGCAAGAAGTTAATTCGCCGTGCACAGGGGCTGTTGCAGGGCTGCTACCACCACGGAATTTGAAACTCGGTCACCCGCAGGCGCACCTGACGATTGCACACGGACTGGATTCCGTTTGTGACGAATCGGGCTGCGTGATGCGAAACCAACACATCCATACCAGGGGTAATTCGATGTCGATCAATTTGCAAAACTCTTTCATGCCCGGATTTCGGCATAGCGCGCTGAGCGTCGGTATTCTGTTGGCATTTGCCAACGCCGGGGCATGGGCTGAAACACCGTTGGGCACGGATATGGCTGCCGCAGACAACACCACGCGCCTGAACGAAGTGCAAGTCAAGGACAAACCGTGGATGTGGAATATCGAGACTAAACGCGCCCATCTTTTGCCGGAAGTCGACGGCACCAAGATCACCGTGACGAAAAAGAGCACGGTCGAAAAACTCGACGATATTCCTACCGTCATCGACAACAATTTGCGTAACCTTTTCGCCCATATTCCGGGCATCCTGGTTTCGGAACAACAAACTCCGGGCCAGTTGAACGTGAATTACCGCGGCATCGGCAACCCGCAGGAAGGCGAGTACATCCTTAGCTTGCAGGACGGCATTCCGATCGTCAGCGACTGGATCGGCTTCCCGACCAATTACTATATTCCAGTGCCGCAGAGCATCGAGTCGATCCAATTTCTGCGCGCCGGATCCGGCCTGCTGTACGGACCGGAACCAGCGGTGTTGAACTACGTCACACGCCGGCCTGATCCCTCCCGCGAGTTCGGCGGCTATACCGAAAATGTCATCGGCAGTCACGGCCTGTTCTCCGATTACACCGAGGTCGATGGCACCAGCGGCCAATGGGAATACCGCGCCGACTTCAATTACCGTCAGGCCGACGGCCAGCGCGACAATGGCGACTACAAAGTCAGCGGCGGCGATCTGCATCTCGGCTACAAGCTCGATGACACACAAAAACTGACCTTCGATTTGCATGCGTATCGCAGCGACAATGCGCAGGCCGGACGCATGAGCTACACGCAGTGGATTGCCAACCCGAATCTCACCACGACACCGGACAATCGCACTTGGGTCGATCACGATTTCGCCGTGCTCGGCTACGAAAATCATTTCAACGACAAGACCCAGCTCGAAGTGAAACTATGGCGCGGCTACCACGACCAGGCCGATCGCTCAGAAAGCCTGACCGCAAAGCCGGTGCCGAATAGCACGCTCGAATCGCAGAAGTATCGTTTCACCGGACTCGACGCACGCCTGCGCCATGACTGGGGTCAGGGCAACGCATTCACCACGGGTTTTACCGCGTATCAATCGGATAGCCCGTGGCGCAAATGGCTCGGCACCAATCTGGTCGTCGATCAATACGATCACAGCGGCAC
The sequence above is drawn from the Pseudolysobacter antarcticus genome and encodes:
- a CDS encoding TonB-dependent receptor family protein; the protein is MSINLQNSFMPGFRHSALSVGILLAFANAGAWAETPLGTDMAAADNTTRLNEVQVKDKPWMWNIETKRAHLLPEVDGTKITVTKKSTVEKLDDIPTVIDNNLRNLFAHIPGILVSEQQTPGQLNVNYRGIGNPQEGEYILSLQDGIPIVSDWIGFPTNYYIPVPQSIESIQFLRAGSGLLYGPEPAVLNYVTRRPDPSREFGGYTENVIGSHGLFSDYTEVDGTSGQWEYRADFNYRQADGQRDNGDYKVSGGDLHLGYKLDDTQKLTFDLHAYRSDNAQAGRMSYTQWIANPNLTTTPDNRTWVDHDFAVLGYENHFNDKTQLEVKLWRGYHDQADRSESLTAKPVPNSTLESQKYRFTGLDARLRHDWGQGNAFTTGFTAYQSDSPWRKWLGTNLVVDQYDHSGTPTLRQDRSTDYAAVFAENVFRFGKFHIVPSVRFEHEKLDVDETLNTGKTGANPPVPLIDKNYAKSVPLFGLGLGNDFGHGNETYVNVSQGFRPLRYLDIGSPFGKTSPSNNDPDPTKSTTYEAGIHGWPAKGLYYDVSLFEIDFKNRLESQVIDAIGDTINVNTGDTRHRGIEGQIEYDLLAIGDRSNDGQHLNLFANASFLNAKFTGSTLKNPNGTSLVGNTPAFAPHYVARAGVVWAQDKHYKLSLSASSVASQYWQDNDTGTTAVLGQPGYLPAKIPQYTVVDFSGDYNLTERVRLLAGISNLGDKVYYSRVFQNGLEPAFGRTYYAGISLGF